One window from the genome of Marinobacter sp. LV10R510-11A encodes:
- a CDS encoding IS1595-like element ISMrsp2 family transposase, which produces MARNPIQFQPGLSLPAFLKQYGTEAQCQEALFQHRWPKGFVCPDCGNANGCRLSRGHYQCHRCHHQTSLTAGTLFHATHLPLTTWFLAIYLLTQRKSGLSALQLSRDLGVTYNTAWKLKHKVLQVMHDRNQGERLSGRIEIDDAYLGGERSGKPGRGAEHKFPFVAAVQTNGEGHPMRVQLRRVSGFTLAEVRRYSQQAIAPGSHVVSDGLNCFRAFDTATCVHERHITGGGRASVANPEFNWVNTVLGNVKNAITGTYHAIRGQHTPRYLAEFEYRFNRRYDLKAMLPRFLTVAARTPPMPYRLLKMADSYA; this is translated from the coding sequence ATGGCACGTAACCCAATCCAGTTCCAGCCCGGCCTGTCGTTGCCGGCTTTTCTCAAGCAATACGGCACAGAAGCACAGTGCCAGGAAGCCCTTTTCCAGCACCGCTGGCCCAAGGGATTTGTGTGCCCTGACTGCGGCAATGCTAACGGCTGCCGGCTATCGAGGGGGCATTACCAGTGCCATCGCTGTCACCATCAGACGTCACTGACCGCCGGCACTCTCTTTCATGCGACTCACCTGCCGTTGACCACCTGGTTCCTGGCCATTTATCTGCTGACCCAGCGTAAGAGCGGTCTCTCGGCATTGCAGCTGTCTCGGGATCTCGGTGTCACTTATAACACGGCCTGGAAGCTCAAACACAAGGTGCTGCAGGTCATGCACGATCGCAACCAGGGAGAGAGGCTCAGCGGCCGCATCGAGATTGATGACGCCTATCTGGGCGGCGAACGGTCGGGAAAACCAGGTCGTGGTGCCGAGCATAAATTCCCCTTTGTCGCTGCGGTACAAACCAATGGCGAGGGCCACCCGATGCGGGTTCAGCTTCGCCGTGTGAGTGGCTTTACCCTGGCCGAGGTGCGTCGCTATAGCCAACAGGCCATTGCGCCCGGAAGCCACGTTGTCAGCGATGGTCTCAACTGTTTCCGAGCCTTTGACACGGCCACCTGCGTCCACGAGCGCCACATCACCGGAGGCGGTCGTGCCAGCGTGGCGAATCCTGAGTTCAACTGGGTCAACACCGTGCTCGGCAACGTCAAGAACGCGATCACTGGAACTTACCACGCTATCCGGGGGCAGCACACCCCTCGCTACCTCGCTGAGTTCGAATACCGCTTCAATCGGCGCTACGATCTCAAAGCCATGCTTCCGCGGTTCCTGACAGTAGCAGCCCGGACACCGCCTATGCCCTATAGGCTGCTAAAGATGGCTGACTCTTATGCGTAA
- the cas2e gene encoding type I-E CRISPR-associated endoribonuclease Cas2e produces the protein MLVVVANDLPPAVRGRMKLWFVEPKPNVFVAGIKDSVAVTVIDYLYKHCPPESGVMIFRSLPGPPGYEIRTIGPTKKAMINISGLQLVIETLKSH, from the coding sequence ATGCTCGTCGTCGTCGCAAATGACTTGCCGCCTGCAGTTCGCGGCCGGATGAAGCTGTGGTTTGTAGAGCCCAAGCCCAATGTATTCGTGGCTGGCATCAAGGATTCCGTGGCCGTTACGGTGATCGACTACCTTTATAAGCACTGCCCACCTGAGTCTGGCGTCATGATATTCCGCTCATTGCCTGGGCCGCCCGGTTACGAAATTAGAACTATAGGTCCTACCAAGAAAGCAATGATCAACATCAGCGGATTACAATTGGTTATTGAAACCCTTAAATCTCATTAA